The following coding sequences lie in one Benincasa hispida cultivar B227 chromosome 6, ASM972705v1, whole genome shotgun sequence genomic window:
- the LOC120079516 gene encoding blue copper protein-like: MAVGFNRTVIFLLLVAAALWRCSSAATYTVGDSLGWTVPPNPTIYSDWASTKTFVVGDILVFNFASGRHDVTEVTKSASDSCNGSNPISVENNSPARITLTSAGDHHFICSFPGHCSNGQKLSITVRPATSSPAPQPSSPSPSAVPVPASVPTPSLAPEPSSSGRSPSPSPSSSPSSPVPSPAPSREPMTYVVGDSFGWNIPTSPTFYDSWAQGKTFVVGDVLEFNFVIQRHNVAKVTKDNFTSCNGESPISVSPNPPVRIILSEPGEHFFICAFSGHCSLGQKLAVNVTAGATTPPSSIASPPSDIIPSTPSPTTAPPPPNAATSLRASAFSATLLAVAVALVY; the protein is encoded by the exons ATGGCCGTGGGATTCAATCGGACGGTGATTTTCCTCCTCCTCGTTGCCGCCGCTTTGTGGCGGTGCTCCTCCGCTGCCACTTATACCGTCGGTGACTCGTTGGGTTGGACTGTCCCACCCAATCCTACTATCTACTCCGATTGGGCTTCTACAAAAACTTTTGTCGTCGGAGATATTCTTG TTTTCAACTTTGCAAGCGGACGACATGACGTAACAGAAGTGACAAAAAGTGCTTCCGATTCTTGCAATGGCAGCAATCCCATCTCCGTTGAGAACAACAGTCCGGCGAGGATCACACTCACTTCCGCCGGCGACCACCACTTCATCTGCTCCTTCCCCGGCCATTGCAGCAATGGCCAAAAGTTGTCCATCACCGTGAGACCAGCAACATCTTCTCCGGCACCGCAGCCTAGTTCTCCGTCACCCTCCGCCGTCCCTGTTCCCGCTTCCGTCCCCACTCCCTCTCTCGCTCCCGAACCATCCTCTTCCGGTCGGTCACCTTCTCCGTCACCTAGTTCCTCTCCGTCGTCACCTGTCCCGTCGCCTGCTCCGTCTCGAGAACCCATGACGTACGTCGTCGGAGACTCGTTCGGATGGAATATCCCTACCAGTCCCACCTTCTACGACTCGTGGGCTCAGGGCAAAACCTTCGTCGTCGGAGATGTTCTCG AATTCAACTTCGTGATTCAAAGACACAACGTGGCGAAGGTAACGAAGGACAATTTCACCAGCTGCAACGGCGAATCGCCGATCTCTGTTTCCCCCAACCCGCCGGTCAGAATCATTCTCTCCGAACCCGGCGAACATTTCTTCATCTGCGCATTCTCCGGCCACTGCAGCCTCGGTCAGAAGCTCGCCGTCAACGTCACCGCCGGCGCCACCACACCTCCGTCCTCAATCGCCTCGCCTCCATCTGACATCATCCCTTCAACTCCGTCTCCTACCACCGCTCCTCCACCTCCCAACGCTGCCACATCGCTGCGAGCCTCTGCCTTCTCCGCCACTCTTCTCGCCGTTGCCGTCGCTCTGGTGTATTAG